A stretch of the bacterium genome encodes the following:
- a CDS encoding type II secretion system F family protein, which yields MIFNYIAKDKAGQRVEGSLEANDRLTALRQVEKKGYTPVSIAAETASSKPKAAKSTAAPSKFGFNFNKTPRMKPREILVFSTELSDLLASGMNLGQALSTLANRKTGSASDDIIRDLRDQIIQGTTLSDSMAKHPKSFPSLYVSMVKVGEASGALAEIMLRLVEHYERVQDLKEKVVMALVYPAIVLVMGFATMVFSMVFVIPKFSAIFLEMGSTLPLPTRMLIGLSQGMLKYGWLAVGLAALGGFLLNRYLNTTEGKHKWHRIQLKAPFIKGIVAASTYANFARTLSTLLSNGVPALQALTIVEKTVDNVVIAAEIRNARDRVTDGTTISGPLAAGKVFPPLMTDMLAIGEQTGDMASALKHIAHRYENELNRNVKLFTTALEPILIVVVALLVGFIAVSIVMAVFNITSGLGV from the coding sequence TTGATTTTCAACTACATAGCCAAGGATAAAGCGGGCCAGCGCGTGGAAGGGTCCCTGGAAGCCAATGACCGCCTGACCGCGCTGCGTCAGGTGGAAAAGAAGGGCTATACCCCTGTTTCGATTGCCGCCGAAACCGCATCGAGCAAACCTAAAGCGGCGAAATCAACCGCCGCCCCTTCCAAATTCGGCTTCAATTTCAACAAGACCCCGCGCATGAAGCCCCGTGAAATCCTGGTCTTTTCCACCGAACTGAGCGACTTGCTGGCCTCCGGCATGAACTTGGGCCAGGCCTTGTCGACCCTGGCGAACCGGAAAACGGGGTCGGCTTCGGATGACATCATCCGGGACCTACGCGATCAGATCATTCAGGGAACCACATTGTCCGACTCCATGGCCAAACATCCCAAATCATTCCCCTCCCTTTACGTCAGTATGGTGAAGGTGGGTGAGGCCAGCGGCGCCCTGGCGGAAATCATGTTACGCCTGGTCGAGCACTACGAGCGCGTACAGGACTTGAAGGAAAAAGTGGTGATGGCCCTGGTGTATCCCGCCATCGTGCTCGTCATGGGATTTGCCACCATGGTCTTCTCGATGGTGTTTGTGATCCCGAAATTTTCCGCCATCTTCCTCGAAATGGGAAGCACCCTGCCGCTGCCAACCCGCATGCTGATCGGCCTGAGCCAGGGGATGCTGAAATACGGCTGGCTGGCCGTAGGCTTGGCGGCACTGGGCGGGTTCCTGCTGAACCGCTACCTGAATACGACTGAGGGAAAACATAAGTGGCACCGCATCCAATTGAAGGCCCCGTTCATCAAGGGGATCGTGGCCGCCAGCACCTATGCCAATTTCGCCCGCACCCTGAGCACCCTCCTGAGTAACGGCGTGCCCGCCCTGCAAGCGTTGACCATCGTCGAAAAAACGGTTGATAACGTGGTGATTGCCGCCGAAATCCGGAATGCCCGCGACCGGGTGACCGACGGCACCACCATCTCCGGGCCGCTGGCGGCGGGCAAGGTCTTCCCCCCCCTGATGACCGACATGCTGGCCATTGGCGAGCAGACCGGCGATATGGCCAGTGCCCTCAAGCACATTGCCCACCGTTACGAAAATGAATTGAACCGCAATGTGAAACTGTTCACCACGGCCCTGGAGCCCATCCTGATCGTGGTCGTCGCGCTCCTGGTCGGATTTATTGCGGTCAGTATTGTCATGGCTGTGTTTAACATCACAAGCGGGTTAGGGGTCTAA
- a CDS encoding type II secretion system protein GspG encodes MNMNTFASVLLLKSEKSHSRAGFTLVEILLVVAILGILAGVAVVSLKGRTQAANITAARTSIQAIATAIDTYEVDNGVYPPSLQNLLTKASELNWNGPYLKDGRMPKTPWGEDFVYALKGDVYELKARKPDGEFVTN; translated from the coding sequence ATGAATATGAACACGTTCGCATCCGTCCTGTTATTGAAATCAGAAAAGTCTCATTCACGCGCCGGCTTCACACTGGTCGAAATCCTGCTCGTGGTCGCCATCCTGGGAATCCTGGCAGGTGTGGCCGTGGTCAGCCTCAAGGGGCGGACCCAGGCCGCGAACATCACGGCGGCCCGCACGAGTATTCAGGCCATTGCCACGGCCATTGACACCTATGAGGTGGACAATGGCGTCTATCCGCCCAGCTTGCAGAATCTGCTGACCAAAGCCAGCGAACTGAACTGGAACGGCCCCTATTTAAAGGATGGCCGCATGCCCAAAACGCCCTGGGGTGAAGATTTTGTGTATGCGCTCAAAGGGGATGTGTATGAACTCAAGGCCCGTAAACCCGACGGGGAGTTCGTTACCAATTAA
- a CDS encoding GspH/FimT family pseudopilin, whose protein sequence is MPGLPHSRRPGFTLVEILMVLAIMGIMTVVTMPSLVKSIRGNRLRVGTRTIVMAANYARTSAILRNQEMKLTLDKGNNQVSVDPLRSAAPALPGDQIFQTEPSTPLTGTPPPDPDAPAETGTSAAPFTSIIRKLDAVQIESFSVEGKKDSLKGDAATILYQSNGRCTPFEARVVDEFGSSMVITVDAIGSVKVTQKGD, encoded by the coding sequence ATGCCAGGGCTCCCCCACTCCCGCCGTCCCGGTTTCACCCTCGTTGAAATCCTGATGGTTCTTGCCATCATGGGAATCATGACGGTGGTAACCATGCCCTCGCTGGTCAAGTCCATCCGGGGCAACCGGCTGAGAGTGGGTACCCGGACCATCGTCATGGCGGCAAATTACGCCCGGACCAGCGCCATTCTGAGGAATCAGGAGATGAAACTGACACTCGACAAGGGAAATAATCAAGTGAGCGTCGACCCGCTGCGGTCCGCCGCTCCCGCCCTTCCGGGTGATCAGATCTTCCAAACGGAACCGTCAACACCCCTGACTGGAACGCCCCCGCCCGATCCCGATGCCCCCGCAGAAACGGGAACCAGCGCTGCGCCCTTCACCAGTATCATCCGCAAGTTGGACGCGGTACAAATTGAATCCTTTAGTGTGGAAGGGAAGAAAGACAGCCTGAAAGGGGATGCGGCCACCATCCTGTATCAATCGAACGGCCGGTGCACGCCCTTCGAAGCGCGTGTCGTGGACGAATTCGGCAGCAGTATGGTCATTACTGTGGATGCCATCGGATCTGTCAAGGTTACGCAGAAAGGGGATTAA
- a CDS encoding prepilin-type N-terminal cleavage/methylation domain-containing protein: MIRRSKAGMTLVEILMALAILAISAGVLMTATSRCLAVVSTAKNYYEARRILETGELDYPLLVVKKKNEKDLKALNLNVGPIDYPRNFTYQRTSERDADKEDLMIVKTRVSWSAKGKASFEEVTSYLYFTNDVTGL; the protein is encoded by the coding sequence GTGATCAGACGCTCCAAAGCCGGCATGACTCTCGTTGAAATTCTCATGGCGCTCGCGATTCTGGCGATTTCGGCCGGCGTTCTCATGACCGCCACCTCGCGCTGCCTCGCCGTCGTCAGTACGGCCAAGAATTACTACGAGGCCCGCCGTATTCTTGAAACCGGTGAACTGGACTATCCGTTGCTGGTGGTTAAGAAGAAAAATGAAAAGGACCTGAAAGCCCTGAACCTGAATGTGGGCCCCATCGACTATCCGCGTAACTTCACCTATCAACGCACCTCTGAACGGGATGCCGATAAAGAGGACCTGATGATCGTCAAGACCCGGGTCTCCTGGTCGGCGAAAGGGAAAGCCTCGTTCGAGGAAGTCACCAGCTACTTATACTTTACCAATGATGTGACCGGACTTTGA
- a CDS encoding type II secretion system protein, translated as MNSESRIQNPESSGSHRTPASGLLSSGVSRLTSHVSRLTSHGFTLIELLVALSIMTLVCGASFMLLSSVSKAWQRGTALSKDLHAGDFVIEQLVGALRSARYRNGEDGLILKKSGSGKTASDSISWVKEGSDLVGVNSYMAKTFHHVRFFIGQDKKGTRGAAYTAWGDEYLQPEDFDPETLEPEVLSDRIIGLGVRVATNDFETEKIEWLDEWEGRCTAGGDLTNHLPRFIEITLYMQPLEEGNEPLEMRRLIDIPIAKEGLR; from the coding sequence ATGAATTCAGAATCCAGAATACAGAATCCAGAATCTTCCGGTAGTCATCGGACTCCGGCCTCCGGACTCCTGTCTTCAGGCGTCTCACGCCTCACCTCTCACGTCTCACGTCTTACGTCTCACGGATTCACCCTGATTGAGCTTCTGGTGGCCTTATCCATCATGACCCTGGTCTGCGGGGCGTCCTTCATGCTCCTGTCTTCGGTCAGCAAGGCCTGGCAGCGGGGAACGGCGTTAAGCAAAGATCTGCATGCCGGCGATTTTGTGATCGAGCAACTCGTGGGGGCGCTCCGCTCGGCCCGGTACCGCAATGGCGAAGACGGGTTGATCCTCAAGAAAAGCGGAAGCGGGAAGACGGCCTCCGACAGCATTTCCTGGGTCAAAGAGGGATCGGATCTGGTCGGCGTCAACTCCTATATGGCCAAGACGTTTCATCATGTCCGCTTTTTTATCGGACAGGACAAGAAAGGGACACGCGGCGCCGCCTATACCGCCTGGGGCGATGAGTACCTCCAACCGGAAGACTTTGATCCCGAGACCCTTGAGCCGGAAGTGCTCTCCGACCGGATTATCGGCCTGGGCGTCCGCGTGGCGACCAATGATTTTGAAACCGAGAAAATCGAGTGGTTGGATGAGTGGGAAGGCCGCTGCACCGCCGGGGGGGACCTCACCAACCATCTTCCGCGTTTTATCGAGATCACGCTCTATATGCAGCCCCTGGAAGAGGGTAACGAACCGCTTGAGATGCGCCGCCTGATAGATATTCCCATTGCCAAAGAGGGGTTACGATGA
- a CDS encoding helix-hairpin-helix domain-containing protein, with translation MKRGSALIIVLWVVALLSVLIGGFAFDMHVESKIVSYLRKRLKAEYLSKAGLEYAQVLLIHSQEVKGKGDTEELKGKYWYDAAKRLRQGYAVMGLTEKLGEGTFVLDILPEPALRNINALKDEDWERIFKLSGVPEDQWSELIDCLNDWRDPDDQPNLDGAETDDYYARLDPPYKARGHSESGSSSKTPKVTTPNKFVNLDTIEELLLIKGWSYAILYGGYMDEGDTNTVALTGIADLLTANPEAGETVNINAASKRVLMTLPGIDSTLADAIISEREKGGRQGLTGSAQISEDYFFTDVNNLFSRVPELSKLTAEEQQRLKALGGTVSSVLRVRSSGVVHGVEYRMTSTLGGDPSKNGNPTIRK, from the coding sequence ATGAAACGCGGCTCAGCCTTAATCATTGTACTCTGGGTGGTCGCCCTCCTGTCAGTCCTGATCGGCGGCTTCGCCTTTGACATGCATGTGGAATCAAAAATCGTGTCGTACCTCCGCAAACGTCTTAAAGCCGAGTATCTCTCCAAGGCAGGGCTGGAATATGCCCAGGTCCTGCTGATTCACAGCCAGGAGGTTAAAGGCAAGGGAGACACCGAGGAGCTGAAGGGCAAATACTGGTACGATGCCGCCAAACGCCTGCGCCAGGGCTATGCCGTCATGGGCTTGACCGAGAAACTCGGTGAAGGCACCTTTGTGCTGGATATCCTCCCCGAACCCGCCCTGAGAAATATTAACGCCTTGAAAGATGAGGATTGGGAGCGGATATTCAAGCTGAGCGGCGTCCCGGAAGACCAATGGAGCGAGCTGATTGACTGCCTCAACGACTGGCGGGATCCCGATGATCAGCCTAATCTGGATGGAGCGGAAACCGATGACTATTACGCCCGGCTTGACCCGCCTTACAAGGCGCGAGGCCACAGTGAAAGCGGGTCTAGCTCCAAAACCCCAAAAGTCACCACTCCTAACAAATTCGTCAATTTAGACACCATTGAGGAACTCCTCCTGATCAAAGGGTGGAGCTATGCCATCCTCTACGGCGGTTATATGGACGAGGGGGACACCAACACCGTCGCCCTGACCGGCATTGCAGACCTGTTGACCGCCAACCCCGAAGCCGGGGAAACGGTCAATATCAATGCCGCCTCGAAGCGGGTATTGATGACCCTGCCCGGCATTGACAGCACCCTGGCGGATGCGATTATTTCCGAGCGGGAGAAGGGGGGCAGACAAGGTTTGACAGGAAGCGCGCAAATAAGTGAAGATTACTTTTTTACAGACGTGAATAACCTGTTCAGCCGGGTCCCGGAGCTGAGCAAGCTCACGGCTGAGGAGCAACAGCGGCTGAAAGCGCTGGGAGGAACCGTGTCCTCCGTGCTCCGGGTGCGTTCATCCGGAGTGGTGCACGGGGTTGAATACCGGATGACGTCCACCTTGGGAGGGGATCCCTCGAAAAATGGGAACCCGACAATACGTAAATAA